One region of Pseudomonas sp. B21-040 genomic DNA includes:
- a CDS encoding Lrp/AsnC family transcriptional regulator: MTDDIDQVLITALMEDSRRSLKALANISGLSSPSVAERLRRLEERGVLKGYTVEIDPKCFGYQLQAIVRIRPLPGQLQEVERQIQAIPEFTECDKVTGDDCFIARLHVRSMEQLDTLLDRLNTHAETNTAIVKKTPVKRRLPPMA, from the coding sequence ATGACCGACGACATCGACCAAGTGCTGATCACGGCATTGATGGAGGACTCCCGGCGCTCACTCAAGGCCTTGGCGAACATCAGCGGCCTGTCCTCGCCCAGCGTCGCGGAGCGTCTGCGCCGCCTTGAAGAACGGGGTGTGCTCAAAGGCTACACCGTTGAAATCGACCCGAAATGCTTCGGTTATCAACTCCAGGCCATCGTGCGGATTCGCCCGCTGCCGGGACAGTTGCAAGAGGTGGAGCGGCAAATTCAGGCCATTCCAGAGTTCACCGAGTGCGACAAAGTCACCGGCGACGACTGCTTCATCGCGCGCCTGCACGTGCGCTCGATGGAACAACTGGACACCCTGCTCGACCGCCTCAACACCCACGCCGAAACCAACACGGCGATCGTCAAGAAAACCCCGGTGAAACGCCGGTTGCCACCGATGGCCTGA
- a CDS encoding D-arabinono-1,4-lactone oxidase: MTMDLTRRQLLQRASVIGAFTALGSTPALAELLRAPRLIPWRNWSGGQSCLPAARLAPKNLDELTQVVRQAPGKIRPVGSAHSFSALVPTDGTLLSLSYFTGLLDHDAKTLQAEFAAGTPMSRMGTPLKDIGQALQNMADIDYQTLAGAISTSTHGTGKNFQSYSAHVCGLQLVTATGEVLDCDSTRHPEVFSAARVSLGALGVATKIRLQNRPAYRLRERQWIAKTEELLEDLDKNTRENQHWEMLVVTHSDYALSIALNETTDPATPPIPADEEGGNEFVTLIEKIDKYGSDFPDLRRTMLNNLRHLASFDDRVGDSFDIYANVRTVRFNEMEYSVPAEHGPACLREILKLIQDKDLRTWFPIEYRYVKADDIPLSMFEGRDSCSISVHQHYQMDHHNFFAAVEPIFWKYNGRPHWGKLHTLNAKTLQPLYPRWQDFIHVRQALDPSGKFLNAHLSSILGVN; the protein is encoded by the coding sequence ATGACGATGGACCTGACACGGCGTCAGTTGTTGCAACGGGCGAGCGTCATTGGCGCTTTCACTGCGCTCGGCTCAACGCCTGCGCTGGCCGAACTGCTGCGCGCGCCGCGGCTGATTCCCTGGCGCAACTGGTCGGGGGGCCAGAGTTGCCTGCCGGCGGCGCGGTTGGCGCCAAAGAATCTGGATGAGCTGACGCAAGTGGTGCGCCAGGCGCCCGGCAAGATTCGCCCGGTGGGTTCGGCGCATTCGTTCAGCGCCTTGGTGCCCACCGACGGCACCTTGCTGTCGCTGAGTTATTTCACCGGTTTGCTCGATCACGACGCGAAAACGCTGCAAGCCGAGTTCGCCGCCGGCACCCCGATGTCGCGCATGGGCACACCGCTCAAAGACATCGGCCAGGCCCTGCAAAACATGGCTGACATCGATTACCAGACCCTCGCGGGCGCGATCTCCACCTCGACCCACGGCACCGGCAAGAACTTTCAATCCTATTCAGCCCACGTCTGTGGCCTGCAATTGGTGACCGCCACGGGCGAGGTTCTGGACTGCGACAGCACGCGTCATCCAGAGGTGTTCAGCGCTGCGCGGGTGTCGCTCGGCGCGCTTGGGGTGGCCACGAAAATTCGCCTGCAAAACCGCCCGGCGTATCGGTTAAGGGAGCGCCAATGGATCGCCAAGACCGAAGAGTTGCTGGAAGACCTCGACAAAAACACCCGGGAAAACCAGCACTGGGAAATGCTTGTCGTGACCCATTCCGACTACGCCTTGTCGATCGCCCTGAACGAAACCACCGACCCGGCCACACCGCCGATCCCGGCGGATGAGGAGGGCGGCAACGAGTTCGTGACCTTGATCGAGAAGATCGACAAGTACGGCAGCGACTTCCCGGACCTGCGCCGCACGATGCTCAATAACCTGCGTCACCTCGCCAGTTTCGATGACCGGGTAGGCGACTCGTTCGACATCTACGCCAACGTGCGCACGGTGCGTTTCAACGAAATGGAATATTCGGTGCCGGCCGAACACGGCCCGGCGTGCCTGCGCGAGATTCTCAAGCTGATTCAGGACAAAGACCTGCGCACCTGGTTTCCGATTGAGTACCGCTACGTCAAAGCCGACGACATTCCCTTGAGCATGTTCGAGGGACGCGACAGTTGCTCGATTTCGGTCCATCAGCATTACCAGATGGATCATCACAATTTCTTTGCCGCCGTCGAACCGATTTTCTGGAAGTACAACGGCCGGCCGCACTGGGGCAAGTTGCACACCCTCAACGCGAAAACCCTGCAGCCGCTGTATCCGCGCTGGCAGGACTTTATTCATGTCCGGCAGGCGCTGGACCCGAGCGGCAAATTCCTCAATGCGCATTTGTCATCGATTCTGGGGGTGAACTGA
- a CDS encoding cytochrome c5 family protein, with the protein MRASRFTEKPSLCFALVGGVFAALLAGCGEEPKNPTTRSEAATARPADAELAQVYDNSCKLCHANPAAGAPLTGDTKAWEPRVLQGADTLLDHAINGFNGMPPMGMCMQCSQEQFLALIAFMSGQQIQQ; encoded by the coding sequence ATGCGGGCAAGCCGATTCACTGAAAAGCCTAGCCTTTGTTTTGCCTTGGTGGGGGGCGTCTTCGCGGCGTTGCTTGCGGGGTGTGGCGAAGAGCCGAAAAACCCGACAACCCGCAGCGAAGCGGCCACCGCCAGGCCCGCCGACGCCGAGCTGGCGCAGGTCTACGACAACAGCTGCAAGCTGTGCCACGCCAACCCGGCGGCCGGGGCGCCGCTGACCGGCGACACGAAAGCCTGGGAACCGCGAGTCTTGCAAGGCGCCGACACGCTGCTCGATCACGCGATCAACGGCTTCAACGGCATGCCGCCGATGGGGATGTGCATGCAGTGTTCGCAAGAACAGTTCCTGGCGCTGATTGCCTTTATGTCCGGCCAGCAAATCCAACAATAA
- a CDS encoding DMT family transporter, translating to MDKTIRRGSFEMSAAMLISGTIGWFVLVSGQPVLDVVFWRCLFGAGTLLLICAAFGFLRPGILTRTTFLLAVLSGVAIVGNWVLLFASYSRASIAIGTAVYNVQPFMLVGLAALFLNEKITLQKLFWLGISFLGMLAIVSAHGGSGEDGNDYLMGIGLALGAAFLYAIAALIIKRLTGTPPHLIALIQVCTGVLLLAPFAHFSALPQAPAAWASLVTLGIVHTGVMYVLLYGAIQKLPTALTGALSFIYPIAAIFVDWFAFGHRLEPLQWVGVVAILLAAAGMQQGWGFKQRKLAAQ from the coding sequence ATGGACAAAACAATACGTCGCGGCTCATTCGAGATGAGCGCCGCCATGCTGATCTCCGGGACCATCGGCTGGTTCGTGCTGGTGTCCGGGCAACCGGTGCTGGACGTGGTGTTCTGGCGTTGCCTGTTTGGCGCCGGCACCTTGCTGCTGATTTGCGCGGCTTTCGGCTTCCTGCGCCCCGGCATTCTGACCCGCACCACGTTCCTGTTGGCCGTGCTCAGTGGCGTAGCGATCGTCGGCAACTGGGTGCTGTTGTTTGCCTCGTATTCGCGCGCCTCGATTGCCATTGGTACGGCGGTGTACAACGTTCAGCCGTTCATGTTGGTGGGCCTGGCCGCGTTGTTCCTCAATGAAAAAATCACCCTGCAGAAACTGTTCTGGCTGGGCATTTCGTTTCTCGGGATGCTGGCGATTGTCAGTGCTCATGGCGGGTCGGGCGAGGACGGCAATGATTACCTGATGGGGATCGGCCTGGCATTGGGCGCGGCCTTCCTTTACGCGATTGCCGCGCTGATCATCAAACGCCTGACCGGTACGCCGCCGCATCTGATCGCGTTGATCCAGGTCTGCACTGGTGTGCTGTTGCTGGCACCGTTCGCGCACTTTTCAGCGCTGCCGCAAGCGCCTGCTGCCTGGGCGAGCCTGGTGACGCTGGGCATCGTTCACACCGGCGTGATGTATGTGCTGTTGTACGGCGCGATCCAAAAACTGCCGACCGCACTGACCGGGGCGTTGTCGTTCATCTACCCGATTGCAGCGATTTTTGTCGACTGGTTTGCCTTCGGCCATCGCCTGGAGCCGCTGCAATGGGTTGGCGTGGTGGCGATTCTGCTGGCCGCCGCCGGAATGCAGCAGGGCTGGGGCTTCAAACAGCGTAAGTTGGCGGCGCAGTAG
- a CDS encoding DSD1 family PLP-dependent enzyme produces MRPGDRGAPYSDYFRALNTELKDHGPMRPVMLIDLDRLDHNIDAVMLSVKRGGKHLRLVEKSLPAPGLLAYIAKRAGTQRLMSFHQPFLNHDAVQFPEADILLGKPLPARSAQLFYQSHKGPFDPAKQLQWLLDTPERLQQYLALAQGLGTRLRVNIELDVGLHRGGVSDVGVLGQMLTLISQNPQHLEFAGFMGYDPFVGMGVPGILGSPEELFAKVMVIYNRCVDFTRQQYPGLWHGGLTLNTAGSPSYRMHEHEQLSTEVSVGTAMLKPTHYDLPSLVEHVPAAYIATPVLKSTGAVEIPALDDKSRLFSWWDTNQRETFFIYGGNWMAEFESPSGLQSNGVYGRSSNQEMVNGSAAVGLGVEDQVFLRPTQTESVLLQFGDLLAVRGGRIVDTWPVYS; encoded by the coding sequence TTGCGGCCGGGTGATCGGGGCGCGCCGTACAGTGATTATTTCCGTGCGCTGAACACCGAACTCAAGGATCACGGGCCCATGCGCCCGGTGATGTTGATCGACCTTGACCGACTCGATCACAACATCGATGCGGTGATGCTGTCGGTCAAACGTGGTGGCAAGCACCTGCGACTGGTGGAAAAGTCACTGCCGGCGCCGGGGCTGCTGGCCTACATCGCCAAGCGCGCCGGCACGCAACGCTTGATGTCGTTTCATCAACCGTTTCTCAACCATGACGCGGTGCAGTTTCCCGAGGCCGACATTCTGTTGGGCAAGCCGCTGCCGGCGCGTTCGGCCCAGCTGTTTTATCAGTCGCACAAGGGGCCTTTCGACCCGGCGAAGCAATTGCAGTGGTTGCTCGATACGCCGGAACGCTTGCAGCAATACCTGGCGCTGGCCCAAGGCTTGGGTACGCGATTGCGGGTGAACATCGAGCTGGATGTCGGGCTGCATCGCGGTGGTGTCAGCGATGTGGGGGTACTCGGGCAGATGCTGACGCTGATAAGCCAGAACCCGCAGCACCTGGAGTTTGCCGGGTTCATGGGCTACGACCCGTTCGTGGGCATGGGCGTGCCGGGGATTCTGGGCTCGCCCGAAGAACTGTTTGCCAAGGTGATGGTGATTTACAACCGCTGCGTCGACTTCACCCGTCAGCAATACCCCGGTTTGTGGCACGGCGGGCTGACCCTCAATACGGCCGGCAGCCCGAGCTATCGCATGCATGAACACGAACAGCTCAGCACTGAAGTGTCGGTGGGCACGGCGATGCTCAAGCCCACTCACTATGACCTGCCGTCACTGGTGGAGCATGTGCCTGCGGCGTACATCGCCACGCCCGTGTTGAAAAGCACCGGGGCGGTGGAGATTCCGGCGCTGGATGACAAGTCCAGGCTGTTTTCCTGGTGGGACACTAATCAGCGCGAGACTTTTTTTATCTATGGAGGCAACTGGATGGCGGAGTTCGAGTCGCCCTCGGGGTTGCAGAGTAACGGGGTGTATGGCCGCAGCTCGAATCAGGAAATGGTCAATGGTTCGGCAGCGGTGGGGCTTGGGGTTGAGGATCAGGTGTTTTTGCGCCCGACCCAGACGGAGTCGGTGTTGTTGCAGTTTGGGGATTTGCTGGCGGTGCGGGGTGGTCGGATCGTCGACACCTGGCCTGTGTATTCCTGA
- a CDS encoding FUSC family protein → MLRRLLRPLLDPYRRYRHARLIHAVRVSLGLLATILLTTGIHLPHGEWASVTMLVVIGGLQHHGNIGKKAAERAIGTLIGAGVGLVLVAQQAWLGMPWLTYFAMSVVCGFFSYHAIGKGGYTALLAAITVFIVAGHGDNPVTDGLWRGVDILIGIALALAFSFALPLYAVFSWRYNLADALRDCATIYGRIINGQSVSDDEHLKLMGRLNSVMVQLRSLMPSVSKEVKISMTELDAIQRNLRMCVSTLEILGNTRPDASEPNAVAQLQSAMTEEHRHIRVQLIGMARALKTGASQRLSRPVDLPTASSLEAPVYSPLDGYRLLTRQFAANIGEMRQRLAKTAPRWNI, encoded by the coding sequence CTGTTGCGCCGACTGCTACGGCCGTTGCTGGACCCGTATCGGCGCTATCGCCACGCCAGACTGATCCATGCAGTGCGGGTATCGCTCGGGTTGCTGGCGACGATTTTGCTGACCACCGGCATCCATCTGCCCCACGGCGAATGGGCGTCGGTGACGATGCTGGTGGTGATCGGGGGTTTGCAGCATCACGGCAACATCGGAAAAAAAGCCGCCGAGCGGGCCATTGGTACCTTGATCGGGGCGGGCGTCGGCCTGGTGCTGGTCGCGCAACAGGCCTGGCTCGGGATGCCCTGGCTGACCTATTTTGCAATGTCAGTGGTGTGCGGATTTTTTTCGTATCACGCTATCGGCAAGGGCGGTTACACGGCGTTGCTGGCGGCGATCACGGTATTTATCGTCGCGGGGCACGGTGACAACCCAGTCACGGATGGCCTGTGGCGCGGGGTCGACATTCTGATCGGCATCGCCCTGGCGCTGGCGTTTTCCTTCGCGCTGCCGCTGTATGCGGTATTTTCCTGGCGCTACAACCTGGCCGATGCCCTGCGCGATTGCGCGACGATCTACGGGCGCATCATCAATGGCCAATCGGTCAGCGATGACGAACACCTCAAACTCATGGGTCGCCTGAACTCGGTGATGGTGCAATTGCGTTCGCTGATGCCGTCGGTGTCCAAGGAAGTGAAGATTTCCATGACTGAACTGGACGCTATTCAGCGCAACTTGCGGATGTGTGTCAGTACCCTGGAAATCCTCGGCAACACCCGACCGGATGCCAGCGAACCGAATGCGGTGGCGCAGTTGCAATCGGCGATGACCGAGGAACATCGGCACATTCGCGTGCAACTGATCGGCATGGCGCGGGCCTTGAAAACCGGCGCGTCCCAACGTCTGAGTCGCCCCGTCGACCTGCCAACTGCGTCAAGTCTTGAGGCACCGGTTTACAGCCCGTTGGACGGTTACCGTTTGTTGACCCGCCAGTTCGCCGCCAACATCGGCGAGATGCGCCAGCGCCTGGCAAAAACGGCCCCGCGCTGGAACATCTGA
- a CDS encoding NADP-dependent glyceraldehyde-3-phosphate dehydrogenase — protein MTTANILDNLFPSHADIPEKYRLDGQTEQREYLVDGELRTWNGPLAQVRSPVYLSGANGDEQVILGSTPLLDADTALVALDAAVRAYDRGQGLWPTMRVAERIQHVEAFLGRMRQQRDAVVKLLMWEIGKNLKDSEKEFDRTCDYIVDTISALKELDRRSSRFELEQDTLGQIRRVPLGVALCMGPYNYPLNETFTTLIPALIMGNTVVFKPAKLGVLLIRPLLEAFRDSFPAGVINVIYGSGRETVSALMASGKIDIFAFIGTNKAASDLKKLHPKPHRLRAALGLDAKNPGIVLPEVDLDNAVSEAVTGSLSFNGQRCTALKILFVHEDVVEAFIEKFNAKLASLKPGMPWDSGVALTPLPESGKVDYLHSLVADAESKGANVVNPNGGQARASFFYPAVLYPVTTQMRVYQEEQFGPVIPIVPYRHLDTVIDYVLESDFGQQLSIFGTNPVAVGRLVDTFANQVGRINLNAQCQRGPDTFPFNGRKNSAEGTLSVHDALRVFSIRTLVATKFQETNKDLISEIISGRSSSFLTTDYIF, from the coding sequence ATGACCACAGCCAACATTCTCGACAACCTGTTCCCGAGCCACGCCGACATCCCGGAAAAGTACCGGCTAGACGGCCAGACCGAGCAACGTGAGTACCTGGTCGATGGCGAACTGAGAACCTGGAACGGGCCGCTAGCCCAGGTCCGCAGCCCGGTGTACCTGAGTGGCGCCAATGGCGACGAGCAAGTGATCCTCGGCAGCACGCCGTTGCTTGACGCCGACACCGCGCTGGTCGCCCTGGACGCCGCCGTCCGTGCGTATGACCGTGGTCAAGGCCTGTGGCCGACCATGCGTGTGGCCGAGCGCATCCAGCACGTCGAAGCCTTTTTAGGACGCATGCGCCAACAGCGTGACGCGGTGGTCAAGTTGCTGATGTGGGAGATCGGCAAGAACCTCAAGGACTCGGAAAAAGAGTTCGACCGCACCTGCGACTACATTGTCGACACCATCAGTGCACTCAAGGAACTCGACCGCCGCTCCAGCCGTTTTGAACTGGAACAGGACACCCTCGGCCAGATCCGCCGCGTCCCGCTCGGCGTTGCACTGTGCATGGGCCCTTACAACTACCCGCTCAATGAAACCTTCACCACGCTGATTCCGGCGCTGATCATGGGCAATACCGTGGTGTTCAAACCGGCTAAGCTTGGCGTGTTGCTGATTCGTCCGCTGCTGGAAGCGTTCCGCGACAGCTTCCCGGCCGGCGTGATCAACGTGATCTACGGCAGCGGCCGCGAGACTGTCAGCGCCCTGATGGCCAGCGGCAAGATCGACATATTTGCCTTCATCGGCACCAACAAGGCCGCCAGCGACCTGAAAAAGCTCCACCCCAAACCACACCGTTTGCGTGCGGCGCTGGGCCTCGACGCGAAAAACCCTGGCATCGTCTTGCCGGAGGTCGATCTGGACAACGCGGTGAGCGAAGCGGTGACCGGCTCGCTGTCGTTCAACGGTCAGCGCTGCACCGCGCTGAAAATTCTCTTTGTGCATGAGGACGTGGTCGAGGCGTTCATCGAAAAATTCAACGCCAAACTCGCCAGCCTCAAACCCGGCATGCCGTGGGACAGCGGCGTGGCGCTGACGCCGTTGCCGGAGTCGGGCAAAGTCGATTACCTGCATTCGCTGGTGGCGGACGCCGAAAGCAAAGGGGCCAACGTGGTCAACCCCAATGGCGGTCAAGCCCGCGCGTCGTTCTTCTACCCGGCGGTGCTGTACCCGGTGACGACGCAAATGCGTGTCTATCAGGAAGAACAGTTCGGCCCGGTCATCCCGATTGTGCCGTACCGTCATCTGGACACCGTCATCGATTACGTCCTGGAGTCAGACTTCGGCCAGCAACTGAGTATTTTCGGCACTAACCCGGTTGCGGTTGGTCGGCTGGTGGACACGTTCGCCAACCAGGTCGGGCGCATCAACCTCAACGCGCAATGCCAGCGCGGCCCGGACACCTTCCCGTTCAACGGCCGCAAGAACTCCGCCGAAGGCACGCTGTCGGTGCATGATGCGTTGCGGGTATTTTCGATCCGCACGCTGGTGGCCACCAAGTTCCAGGAAACCAACAAAGACTTGATCAGCGAGATCATCAGCGGACGGAGTTCGAGTTTCCTGACCACCGATTACATTTTCTGA